Proteins encoded in a region of the Zea mays cultivar B73 chromosome 2, Zm-B73-REFERENCE-NAM-5.0, whole genome shotgun sequence genome:
- the LOC103648984 gene encoding uncharacterized protein produces the protein MLSQTMLNTGSFCAMLGSPRRSPSSSCGDETWMSQAMSSSAVSSRARVSGSPDIGLSVKKRRRREWLWKQRAAMPAALWSARSVSAMTRGGALVQLDPRRMPPASCRRSSASFMARDRSSVQSAMRHCQPACCATWSASWMGLASIAFDPSPIVVARGCRRILGEERAVSGQSAGYVDHPPRTEL, from the coding sequence ATGTTGTCCCAAACCATGTTGAACACGGGCTCGTTCTGCGCGATGTTGGGGAGCCCCCGCAGGTCGCCGTCGTCGTCCTGTGGGGACGAGACGTGGATGAGCCAGGCGATGTCCTCGAGCGCGGTGTCGAGCAGGGCGAGGGTGAGCGGGAGCCCGGACATCGGGTTGAGCGTGAAGAAGCGGCGGAGGCGGGAGTGGCTCTGGAAGCAGCGCGCGGCCATGCCTGCGGCCTTGTGGAGCGCCCGCTCCGTGTCGGCCATGACGCGTGGCGGGGCGCTCGTACAGCTCGACCCGCGCCGCATGCCGCCTGCCTCCTGCCGCAGGAGCTCGGCGAGCTTCATGGCGCGGGACCGTAGCTCCGTGCAGTCTGCCATGAGGCACTGCCAGCCCGCCTGCTGCGCCACCTGGTCCGCGAGCTGGATGGGCTTGGCCAGCATCGCCTTTGATCCCTCCCCCATCGTCGTCGCTCGGGGTTGCAGGCGGATTTTGGGCGAAGAGCGTGCTGTGTCTGGGCAATCGGCAGGATATGTCGATCACCCCCCACGAACTGAACTTTAA